In Candidatus Saccharibacteria bacterium oral taxon 488, a single window of DNA contains:
- a CDS encoding AI-2E family transporter, giving the protein MKVRIEIDTKTFVRFWLVVIGFGLAGLMIYSARDALMVLGTALFLALALNAPVRKLASWLPGKSRLGGTALAFMLLIIILTSVIWFVVPPLVQQSAKFAETLPGLVNGVNEQWHGLKSFVEQNGLQPQIDSLMNNIRGQASSWAASFGANILGSIGSLASFLASAFLVLVLTFLMLLEGQEWMERLWRLYRDEQRRDHHKMLVGKIYNVVTGYIVGQLTVSGIGSLCAGAFVFGMSWFIPEIAANLAMPTILLVFLLSLIPMFGATIAGVVVGLMLMLNSVSAGVIYLIYFVIYQQIENNFIAPVIQGKKVELSALAILVAVTVGLYVGGLVGGVVAIPIAGSLKVLMDDYLAHNREPQAPPRRSPLKKALKKAAETKPAE; this is encoded by the coding sequence ATGAAAGTACGCATTGAAATAGACACTAAAACATTCGTGCGGTTTTGGCTGGTGGTTATCGGATTTGGGCTGGCGGGGCTGATGATTTATTCGGCGCGGGATGCGCTGATGGTGCTCGGGACGGCGTTGTTTCTGGCACTGGCACTGAACGCGCCGGTGCGTAAGTTGGCATCGTGGCTACCCGGCAAGAGTCGGCTGGGCGGGACGGCGTTGGCGTTTATGCTGCTGATCATCATCTTGACTAGTGTGATTTGGTTCGTGGTGCCGCCATTGGTGCAGCAATCGGCCAAGTTTGCCGAGACGCTGCCGGGGTTGGTCAATGGTGTTAACGAGCAGTGGCACGGGCTGAAGAGCTTTGTCGAGCAGAATGGCTTACAGCCGCAGATTGATTCGCTGATGAATAATATCCGCGGCCAGGCATCCAGTTGGGCGGCGAGTTTCGGCGCGAATATCCTCGGTAGTATTGGCTCGCTGGCATCATTTTTGGCATCGGCCTTTCTGGTGCTGGTGCTGACGTTCTTGATGCTACTGGAGGGTCAGGAATGGATGGAGCGGCTGTGGCGGCTGTATCGGGATGAGCAGCGGCGCGACCACCACAAGATGCTGGTTGGCAAGATTTATAACGTGGTGACTGGCTACATCGTCGGGCAGCTGACGGTGTCGGGGATTGGTTCGTTGTGCGCCGGGGCGTTTGTGTTTGGTATGAGCTGGTTTATTCCTGAGATCGCGGCCAACTTGGCGATGCCGACGATTCTGCTGGTGTTCCTACTCAGCCTGATCCCGATGTTTGGGGCAACGATCGCCGGTGTGGTGGTGGGACTGATGCTGATGCTCAATAGTGTGTCGGCGGGCGTCATCTATCTCATCTATTTCGTGATCTACCAGCAGATTGAGAATAATTTTATCGCGCCAGTCATTCAGGGCAAGAAAGTCGAGCTGTCGGCGCTGGCGATCTTGGTGGCGGTGACGGTGGGGCTGTATGTTGGCGGCCTAGTTGGTGGTGTGGTGGCTATCCCGATCGCTGGGTCGCTCAAGGTGCTGATGGATGATTATCTGGCGCATAATCGCGAGCCGCAGGCGCCGCCTCGCCGCTCGCCGCTAAAAAAGGCGCTCAAAAAAGCTGCTGAGACGAAGCCAGCTGAGTAA